A window of the Brassica oleracea var. oleracea cultivar TO1000 chromosome C1, BOL, whole genome shotgun sequence genome harbors these coding sequences:
- the LOC106309588 gene encoding zinc finger CCCH domain-containing protein 18 yields the protein MAIYYKFKSAKAYDTISMDGPFISVGFLKEKIYETKHLGSGKDLDIVISNAQTNEEYLDEAMLIPKNTSVLIRRVPGRPRIRVINQQEPRVEEKVENVQTEMNNHIAADASAAEDEFDEFGNDFYSVPAATAVNYSNPGPDPAPADEKVDEETKLKALIDTPALDWQQQSADGYGPGRGYGRGMSGRTGGRGFGNGMERKTPPPGYICHRCNVPGHFIQHCPTNGDPTYDVKRVKPPTGIPKSMLVATPDGSYSLPSGAVAVLKPNEDAFEKEMEGLRSVTRSVGELPPELKCPLCKEVMRDAALTSKCCYQSFCDKCIRDHIIAKSMCVCGATNVLADDLLPNKTLRDAINRIMESGNSSAENAGGMCQVQDMESARCLAPKVLSPTTSAASKGEKKPAPSNNIETSPLKPPVEVAEITSAPKVSEEIVKADKPVDASESLNGKEAVVSQVNTQAPKEETQQQAVPGDQGKKKKKKPRMPGPDMQWNPMQHPAGPDYMMPPPMGPGPSNHFFNGVQPGFNGFQPGFNGFHPGLNGFTGPYPGGMPPYVGYGLGPMDMYGGMLHPDPFAAQGFGFPNIPPPHRDLAEMGNRMNVQRPMMPGREEFEARKAEMKRKRENERRSEGGNVLREGEKSRMMNNNSADSSSPMKPKSGHGPPPPIPDYDRRRRSERLSSERQSSRPRVSSPSRVSSKKSEHDHHRSRRDDDRSRERHRDDDQSRERHRDDDKSRERHRESDRKHRKRSDMPSSEPTSEFVDNHKSGVFSRISFPEGASSGKQRKTSKSSPAPPETSTAAAVSSTRCHSGGERESAEYESSDDEDRHFKRKPSRYYERSPSVADSDVGDEHFRRSKRSKGERWRA from the exons ATGGCAATTTATTACAAGTTTAAGAGTGCCAAGGCTTATGATACCATCTCCATGGATGGTCCTTTTATATCAGTTGGTTTTCTCAAAGAGAAAATTTACGAAACTAAGCATTTGGGCAGTGGTAAAGACCTTGACATTGTCATCTCTAATGCCCAAACTAACGAAG AATATCTGGATGAAGCAATGTTAATCCCAAAGAATACTTCTGTCCTAATTCGCCGGGTCCCTGGACGCCCTCGCATCAGGGTTATCAACCAACAAGA GCCGAGAGTGGAGGAGAAAGTGGAAAATGTTCAGACTGAAATGAACAATCATATTGCTGCCGATGCATCTGCT GCTGAAGATGAGTTTGACGAGTTTGGGAATGATTTTTATTCAGTTCCTGCTGCCACAGCTGTCAATTATAGTAACCCAGGTCCTGATCCTGCACCAGCCGATGAGAAAGTAGATGAAGAAACCAAACTCAAGGCGTTGATAGACACTCCAGCATTAGACTGGCAGCA ACAAAGTGCAGATGGTTATGGCCCGGGCAGAGGTTACGGGAGGGGTATGTCTGGAAGGACGGGTGGACGCGGTTTTGGGAATG GAATGGAAAGGAAAACGCCGCCACCAGGATATATATGCCATCGTTGCAATGTTCCTG GACATTTTATTCAGCACTGCCCTACAAATGGCGATCCTACATATGATGTTAAGAGAGTTAAACCACCTACTGGTATTCCCAAGTCTATGCTTGTGGCGACCCCAGATGGCTCTTATTCTTTGCCAAGTGGCGCAGTTGCAGTTTTGAAACCAAACGA GGATGCGTTTGAGAAGGAAATGGAGGGGTTGCGGTCAGTAACACGTTCTGTGGGGGAGCTTCCTCCTGAGCTAAAATGCCCCTTATGCAAAGAAGTGATGAGAGATGCTGCCCTGACGAGTAAATGCTGTTACCAGAGCTTCTGTGACAAGT GTATCAGAGATCACATAATTGCAAAGTCAATGTGTGTTTGTGGAGCCACCAATGTACTAGCTGATGATCTTCTACCAAACAAGACCCTCAGGGATGCTATAAACCGTATCATGGAGTCTGGTAACAGTAGTGCTGAGAACGCTGGCGGCATGTGTCAAGTCCAAG ATATGGAGTCTGCACGTTGCCTAGCTCCAAAGGTTCTGTCTCCTACTACATCTGCTGCATCTAAAGGGGAAAAGAAACCAGCTCCTAGTAACAACATTGAGACTTCACCTCTAAAGCCGCCAGTAGAAGTAGCGGAGATCACAAGTGCTCCTAAGGTGTCTGAAGAAATAGTTAAAGCGGATAAACCAGTTGATGCATCCGAAAGCTTGAATGGCAAGGAAGCAGTAGTTTCACAGGTGAATACGCAAGCTCCCAAGGAAGAAACACAGCAGCAGGCTGTTCCCGGGGATCAAG GAAAAAAGAAGAAAAAGAAACCTCGGATGCCTGGACCCG ACATGCAATGGAACCCCATGCAGCATCCAGCAGGCCCCGACTATATGATGCCGCCACCGATGGGTCCAGGTCCAAGTAATCATTTTTTCAATGGTGTGCAACCGGGCTTTAACGGCTTTCAACCAGGGTTCAATGGCTTTCATCCTGGTCTCAATGGCTTTACAGGCCCTTATCCTGGCGGTATGCCTCCTTATGTCGGTTATGGATTAGGCCCCATGGACATGTATGGGGGTATGTTGCATCCAGATCCTTTTGCTGCACAGGGCTTTGGGTTCCCTAACATACCACCACCTCATAG GGACCTTGCGGAGATGGGGAATCGTATGAATGTCCAACGTCCTATGATGCCTGGGAGAGAGGAATTCGAAGCTAGGAAAGCTGAGATGAAACGAAAGCGTGAAAACGAGAGACGGTCGGAAGG AGGGAATGTCTTGAGGGAAGGTGAGAAGAGCAGAATGATGAATAACAACTCGGCAGACTCTTCCTCACCCATGAAGCCAAAATCT GGACATGGACCTCCGCCTCCGATCCCTGATTACGACCGTCGTCGGCGATCGGAGAGATTATCATCAGAGCGTCAGTCATCTCGGCCAAGGGTCAGCTCGCCCTCTCGAGTATCTAGCAAGAAATCTGAGCATGATCATCACCGCAGCCGCCGGGATGATGATCGAAGTCGCGAACGCCACCGGGACGATGATCAAAGCCGGGAACGCCACCGGGATGATGATAAAAGCCGAGAGCGTCACAGGGAATCTGATCGTAAACACCGTAAGAGATCGGACATGCCATCATCGGAGCCAACTTCAGAGTTCGTTGATAACCACAAGTCCGGCGTATTCTCTAGGATAAGCTTTCCAGAGGGGGCATCTTCAGGCAAACAACGTAAAACGTCAAAGTCTTCTCCCGCGCCGCCAGAGACCTCGACGGCTGCCGCCGTTTCATCGACTCGTTGTCATAGTGGTGGGGAAAGAGAGTCGGCAGAATACGAATCCAGTGATGATGAAGACAGGCATTTCAAGAGGAAGCCGTCAAGGTACTACGAGCGGTCTCCATCGGTGGCAGATTCCGATGTCGGTGACGAGCATTTCCGTCGTTCGAAGCGATCAAAAGGAGAAAGGTGGCGCGCTTGA